A single Cnuibacter physcomitrellae DNA region contains:
- a CDS encoding YhgE/Pip domain-containing protein: MTILHLIAAELRRLTATPMAKLALVALMSVPVLYAGLYLWGNNDPYSSLKDVPVALVVQDTGSTLDGKAINYGDEMQEQLLSDASVGWVPTDADSAASGVRDGDFDFILTIGPDFSTALTSTTTDAPQQAVVTLTTNDTNSYLASTIAGQVAEKVRASITQEVGQQAALTLLNGVADIRTNIVTASDGATQLASGTAQAASGADQLAQGAATAASGAQQLSDGLAQLRSQTSDLPSQAAQLNDGAQQIAAGNAKIADVSSQVSIATAQAAADVPVVRAQIIQQLQAAGLTQAQIDRVLGVLDPLGQDVQDGNNRVQEANAQIAQLAAGSAQLAAGTSQLAAQTPQLTAGIGQLADGAASLASGNGQLSSGATTLANGVDQVNSGASELANGLSSGLQQIPDQSTDVRNAVAQTISDPVALDTSAVTAAGSYGAGLAPFFISLAAWIGIYALFLIVKPLSKRALTAVKRPLRITAAGWLTPAVLGAVQMTAVFGIVTLALGYRVENPWAMLGFMALTSATYATIILALNILLGSVGQFLGLVLMVLQLVTAGGTFPWQTLPAPLQVLHQIFPMSHAVDGIRQLMYGGNLALATNDVVFLLCWLAGALIVSYLGARRMTRHRTLRDLRPSLIG, encoded by the coding sequence GTGACCATCCTGCATCTCATCGCCGCCGAGCTGAGGCGCCTCACGGCGACCCCCATGGCGAAGCTGGCGCTCGTGGCCCTCATGTCGGTGCCAGTGCTCTACGCGGGGCTCTACCTGTGGGGCAACAACGACCCGTACAGCAGCCTGAAGGACGTGCCCGTCGCCCTCGTCGTCCAGGACACCGGATCGACCCTCGACGGCAAGGCGATCAACTACGGCGACGAGATGCAGGAGCAGCTGCTGTCCGACGCCTCCGTGGGCTGGGTCCCCACCGACGCCGACTCCGCCGCATCGGGCGTGCGCGACGGCGACTTCGACTTCATCCTCACCATCGGCCCCGACTTCTCGACCGCGCTCACCTCGACCACCACGGATGCGCCCCAGCAGGCGGTCGTCACCCTCACCACGAACGACACCAACAGCTACCTCGCGTCGACGATCGCGGGCCAGGTCGCCGAGAAGGTCCGCGCGTCCATCACGCAGGAGGTGGGCCAGCAGGCCGCGCTGACGCTCCTGAACGGCGTGGCGGACATCCGCACCAACATCGTGACCGCGTCCGACGGCGCGACGCAGCTCGCGTCGGGGACCGCCCAGGCGGCGAGCGGGGCGGATCAGCTCGCACAGGGCGCGGCCACCGCCGCGTCGGGGGCCCAGCAGCTCAGCGACGGCCTCGCTCAGCTGCGGTCGCAGACGTCCGACCTGCCGTCGCAGGCCGCTCAGCTGAACGACGGCGCGCAGCAGATCGCCGCCGGCAACGCGAAGATCGCCGACGTGTCGTCGCAGGTCTCGATCGCGACCGCGCAGGCGGCCGCCGACGTGCCCGTCGTGCGGGCGCAGATCATCCAGCAGCTGCAGGCCGCGGGGCTCACCCAGGCGCAGATCGACCGCGTCCTCGGAGTGCTCGACCCGCTCGGGCAGGACGTCCAGGACGGCAACAACCGGGTCCAGGAGGCGAACGCCCAGATCGCGCAGCTCGCCGCAGGCAGCGCGCAGCTCGCCGCAGGCACGTCGCAGCTCGCCGCCCAGACCCCTCAGCTCACCGCGGGCATCGGCCAGCTCGCCGACGGCGCGGCCTCGCTCGCCTCCGGCAACGGGCAGCTCTCCTCGGGCGCGACCACGCTCGCCAACGGCGTCGACCAGGTGAATTCGGGCGCGTCCGAGCTCGCCAACGGCCTGTCCTCGGGCCTTCAGCAGATCCCCGATCAGAGCACCGACGTGCGCAACGCGGTGGCGCAGACCATCTCCGACCCGGTCGCGCTCGACACCAGCGCCGTCACCGCGGCGGGATCGTACGGAGCCGGCCTCGCGCCGTTCTTCATCTCGCTCGCCGCCTGGATCGGCATCTACGCGCTGTTCCTCATCGTGAAGCCGCTGTCGAAGCGCGCGCTCACCGCCGTGAAGCGGCCGCTGCGGATCACCGCGGCCGGGTGGCTCACCCCGGCGGTGCTCGGGGCCGTGCAGATGACGGCGGTGTTCGGCATCGTGACACTGGCGCTCGGCTACCGGGTGGAGAACCCGTGGGCGATGCTCGGCTTCATGGCACTCACCTCCGCGACCTACGCCACGATCATCCTCGCGCTCAACATCCTGCTGGGGAGCGTGGGCCAGTTCCTCGGGCTCGTGCTGATGGTGCTCCAGCTCGTCACCGCCGGCGGGACCTTCCCGTGGCAGACGCTGCCCGCGCCGCTCCAGGTGCTGCACCAGATCTTCCCGATGTCGCATGCCGTCGACGGCATACGTCAGCTCATGTACGGCGGGAACCTGGCGCTGGCGACCAACGACGTGGTCTTCCTGCTGTGCTGGCTGGCGGGGGCGCTCATCGTGTCGTACCTCGGTGCGCGTCGGATGACGCGGCACCGGACGCTGCGCGACCTGCGGCCGTCGCTCATCGGCTGA
- a CDS encoding PhzF family phenazine biosynthesis protein, which produces MVDVLRMTAFPEPGAADGGNPAGVVLEAGGLDEAAMLRLAAEVGYSETAFVREIVDDGAVRRVRIRYFSPEAEVPFCGHATIATAVALAERDGAGELLFETPAGDVAIATSTVDGEPTAAFTSVEPRVTPLDDAVLGRLLDLLGLTSAQLDPTHPPRAAFAGNVHPIVVVADRATFDGFGFDPRAMRALMDEQGWAGTVTVLHPLVAGAVYEARNLFPVGEITEDPATGSAAASTGTYLRELGVLTPPAEVEIRQGAHVGRPSLLRVTVPPTGGIVVRGTAAALPRP; this is translated from the coding sequence ATGGTGGATGTGCTGCGGATGACCGCGTTCCCGGAGCCCGGGGCGGCCGACGGCGGGAACCCCGCGGGGGTCGTGCTCGAGGCGGGCGGGCTGGACGAGGCGGCGATGCTCCGTCTCGCCGCGGAGGTCGGCTACTCGGAGACGGCGTTCGTCCGCGAGATCGTCGACGACGGGGCGGTGCGGCGGGTGCGCATCCGCTACTTCTCGCCCGAGGCCGAGGTGCCCTTCTGCGGACATGCCACGATCGCCACCGCCGTCGCCCTCGCGGAGCGGGACGGAGCGGGCGAGCTGCTGTTCGAGACGCCCGCGGGCGACGTCGCCATCGCCACCTCGACCGTCGACGGCGAGCCGACCGCCGCGTTCACGAGCGTCGAGCCCCGCGTGACTCCGCTCGACGACGCGGTGCTCGGCCGCCTGCTCGACCTGCTCGGGCTGACCTCCGCCCAGCTCGACCCGACGCATCCGCCGAGGGCCGCGTTCGCGGGCAACGTGCATCCGATCGTCGTGGTCGCCGACCGCGCGACCTTCGACGGATTCGGTTTCGACCCGCGCGCGATGCGAGCCCTGATGGACGAGCAGGGATGGGCGGGCACCGTGACGGTGCTGCATCCGCTGGTGGCCGGTGCCGTCTACGAGGCGCGCAACCTGTTCCCCGTCGGCGAGATCACGGAGGATCCGGCCACCGGCTCCGCCGCGGCCTCGACCGGGACGTACCTGCGCGAGCTCGGCGTGCTGACCCCGCCCGCCGAGGTCGAGATCCGCCAGGGCGCCCACGTGGGGCGACCGAGCCTGCTGCGCGTCACGGTCCCGCCGACGGGCGGCATCGTCGTCCGCGGCACCGCCGCCGCCCTCCCCCGCCCCTGA
- a CDS encoding molybdopterin-dependent oxidoreductase, with protein MRGNAWAALVGVVAAGVELAVAELVAVFAGPESSPLFAVGSLVIDLAPPGAKDLMISLFGTGDKVALLVLLGIVVAALAVLAGILELRRRPGGVIVLVAVTALAILAVTTRAGASGLWAIPTVLGMLAGVVALRLLTARLRAALAATAARASAASPAAKERASDPDTGSDARTSVSPNDGMPRRRFLLATLLAGAGALVVGIASRTMNAAATAVSSARAAIALPPAATPAPPSPAGTDLGLDGVTPYVTPNGSFYRIDTALQVPQVDVSSWSVTITGMVENEITLTFDDLLALPLEEHAVTLACVSNEVGGDLIGNAVWLGYPIRELLERAVPQAGADMVLSTSVDGFTAGSPLEALTDPDRVALLAVGMNGEPLPVEHGFPVRMVVAGLYGYVSATKWVSRLEVTRFADAEGYWTPRGWSALGPIKTESRIDTPRRGASVPAGTVAVAGVAWAQHTGVAGVEVQVDGGAWAPARLAAVDSIDTWCQWVYEWDATPGSHTLAVRATDQSGYTQTPDKAAPAPDGATGWHTISVTVS; from the coding sequence ATGCGCGGGAACGCCTGGGCAGCGCTCGTCGGCGTGGTCGCCGCCGGGGTCGAGCTCGCGGTGGCCGAGCTGGTCGCGGTGTTCGCCGGGCCCGAGTCGAGTCCGCTGTTCGCGGTCGGGTCGCTCGTGATCGACCTGGCGCCGCCCGGGGCGAAGGACCTGATGATCTCCCTCTTCGGCACGGGGGACAAGGTGGCGCTCCTCGTCCTGCTCGGGATCGTGGTGGCTGCGCTCGCGGTGCTCGCGGGCATCCTCGAGCTGCGCCGTCGGCCGGGCGGCGTGATCGTGCTCGTCGCCGTGACCGCGCTCGCCATCCTCGCCGTGACCACCAGGGCCGGGGCGAGCGGGCTGTGGGCGATCCCGACCGTGCTCGGCATGCTCGCGGGCGTCGTCGCACTGCGCCTCCTCACCGCCCGCCTCCGCGCCGCCCTCGCGGCCACCGCGGCACGGGCATCCGCTGCTTCCCCCGCTGCGAAGGAGCGGGCGTCCGATCCCGACACAGGGTCCGATGCCAGGACGTCGGTCTCACCGAACGACGGCATGCCGCGGCGGCGCTTCCTCCTGGCCACCCTCCTCGCCGGCGCGGGCGCGCTCGTCGTGGGCATCGCGTCCCGCACGATGAACGCCGCGGCCACCGCGGTGAGCTCCGCCCGTGCCGCCATCGCGCTTCCGCCCGCGGCGACCCCCGCGCCGCCGTCCCCTGCGGGCACCGACCTCGGGCTGGACGGCGTCACCCCGTACGTCACCCCGAACGGATCGTTCTACCGCATCGACACGGCGCTGCAGGTGCCGCAGGTCGACGTCTCGTCGTGGAGCGTCACCATCACGGGGATGGTCGAGAACGAGATCACCCTGACCTTCGACGACCTCCTCGCTCTTCCGCTGGAGGAGCACGCCGTGACCCTCGCCTGCGTCTCGAACGAGGTCGGCGGCGACCTCATCGGCAACGCGGTCTGGCTCGGATACCCCATCCGCGAGCTCCTCGAACGTGCGGTGCCGCAGGCCGGCGCCGACATGGTGCTCTCGACCAGCGTCGACGGCTTCACCGCGGGCAGCCCGCTCGAGGCGCTCACCGACCCCGATCGCGTCGCCCTCCTCGCTGTCGGGATGAACGGCGAGCCGCTGCCCGTCGAGCACGGCTTCCCGGTGCGGATGGTCGTGGCCGGCCTCTACGGCTACGTCTCGGCCACGAAGTGGGTCTCGCGCCTCGAGGTCACCCGGTTCGCCGACGCCGAGGGCTACTGGACCCCGCGTGGATGGTCGGCCCTCGGTCCGATCAAGACCGAGTCGCGGATCGACACCCCGCGCCGTGGGGCCTCCGTCCCGGCCGGCACGGTGGCCGTAGCGGGTGTGGCCTGGGCGCAACACACCGGCGTCGCGGGCGTGGAGGTGCAGGTGGACGGGGGAGCCTGGGCTCCCGCCAGGCTCGCGGCGGTCGACTCGATCGACACCTGGTGCCAGTGGGTCTACGAGTGGGACGCGACCCCGGGCTCCCACACCCTCGCGGTGCGCGCCACCGACCAGTCGGGCTACACCCAGACCCCGGACAAGGCCGCGCCCGCCCCCGACGGCGCCACGGGCTGGCACACGATCTCCGTCACCGTCTCCTGA
- a CDS encoding DUF3054 domain-containing protein, producing the protein MRILIAAVADALLVLVFVLIGRRSHDESDALLGLLTTLWPFLAGAAVGWLVSLGWRRPFALVPTGVVVWVSTVVVGMLLRLASGQGVQPSFVVVTAVVLAVFLVGWRAVLLLVRRVRARRRGDSRDDTSTSDTSSAGSGRMEA; encoded by the coding sequence GTGAGGATCCTCATCGCCGCCGTGGCCGACGCCCTGCTCGTGCTCGTGTTCGTCCTGATCGGTCGCCGCAGTCATGACGAGTCGGATGCGCTGCTCGGCCTCCTGACGACGCTCTGGCCGTTCCTGGCCGGCGCCGCCGTCGGATGGCTGGTGTCGCTCGGCTGGCGGCGTCCGTTCGCGCTCGTCCCGACGGGCGTGGTGGTCTGGGTCTCGACGGTCGTCGTGGGGATGCTGCTCCGCCTCGCGTCGGGGCAGGGTGTGCAGCCGAGCTTCGTCGTCGTCACCGCGGTCGTGCTGGCGGTGTTCCTCGTGGGATGGCGGGCGGTGCTGCTCCTGGTGAGGCGAGTCCGGGCCCGGCGTCGAGGCGACTCCCGCGACGACACGTCGACCTCTGACACTTCCTCCGCGGGAAGCGGCAGGATGGAGGCGTGA
- a CDS encoding EamA family transporter, giving the protein MPPRDRLLAALVAVLWGVNFVAIHLSLEHYPPFFLVGLRFLVLAIPTVLFVKWPGVKLRWLLGYGLGFGILQFAFLYAGMQAGMPPGLASLVLQASAPFTVVIAALWLRERLTVIQGVGIAIACGGLGVIAAERAGVSALLPVILTLCGALGWAFGNVCSRQANPDSPLRLTLWMSVVPPIPMIALSLLVEGPDVVWRSLSTAFTPEALPANLGLAYTVVLGTIVGSGIWTTLMKRNPSSRVAPFSMLVPVAGFTSAWILLGDVPTWGDIIGGCIVIAGVAIATVAWRRRARLPRDLDPEESPTATAG; this is encoded by the coding sequence GTGCCCCCTCGCGATCGCCTCCTCGCCGCCCTCGTCGCGGTTCTGTGGGGGGTGAACTTCGTCGCGATCCACCTGTCGCTCGAGCACTACCCGCCGTTCTTCCTGGTGGGGCTGAGGTTCCTCGTGCTCGCCATCCCGACCGTGCTGTTCGTGAAGTGGCCCGGGGTGAAGCTGCGCTGGCTGCTCGGATACGGGCTGGGCTTCGGCATCCTGCAGTTCGCGTTCCTCTACGCCGGGATGCAGGCGGGCATGCCGCCGGGGCTCGCGTCGCTGGTGCTCCAGGCGTCCGCCCCCTTCACCGTGGTGATCGCGGCGCTGTGGCTGCGGGAGCGGCTGACGGTGATCCAGGGTGTGGGCATCGCGATCGCGTGCGGAGGGCTCGGGGTCATCGCGGCCGAGCGCGCGGGCGTCTCGGCCCTGCTGCCGGTCATCCTCACGCTGTGCGGGGCGCTCGGATGGGCGTTCGGCAACGTCTGCAGCCGCCAGGCGAACCCCGACTCGCCACTGCGGCTCACCCTCTGGATGTCCGTGGTGCCACCCATCCCCATGATCGCGCTCTCGCTGCTCGTCGAGGGGCCCGACGTCGTCTGGCGGTCGCTGTCGACCGCGTTCACCCCCGAGGCGCTGCCCGCGAACCTCGGGCTGGCGTACACGGTCGTGCTCGGCACGATCGTCGGCTCCGGCATCTGGACCACGCTGATGAAGCGCAACCCGTCCAGCCGGGTGGCGCCGTTCTCGATGCTCGTGCCCGTCGCCGGGTTCACGAGCGCGTGGATCCTCCTCGGCGACGTGCCCACCTGGGGCGACATCATCGGCGGATGCATCGTGATCGCGGGCGTGGCCATCGCGACGGTGGCGTGGCGGAGGCGGGCACGCCTCCCTCGCGACCTCGACCCCGAGGAGTCCCCCACCGCCACCGCCGGCTAG
- a CDS encoding TrmH family RNA methyltransferase, producing MSTAGVGPWQGELPDDPRYDPELLANGDTRNVIDRYRYWTMEAIVADLDEHRHPFHVAIENWQHDMNIGSIVRSANAFAADTVHIIGRRRWNKRGAMVTDRYQHVSHHEDVAAFVAFARAEGLPIIAIDNVPGSVAIETTALPERCVLLFGQEGPGLSPEALAAADAVVEITQFGSTRSINASAAAAIAMHAWVTQHVRF from the coding sequence CTGAGCACCGCGGGAGTGGGACCGTGGCAGGGGGAGCTCCCCGACGACCCGCGCTACGACCCGGAGCTCCTCGCGAACGGCGACACCCGCAACGTGATCGACCGCTACCGCTACTGGACGATGGAGGCGATCGTCGCCGACCTCGACGAGCACCGGCATCCGTTCCACGTCGCGATCGAGAACTGGCAGCACGACATGAACATCGGGTCGATCGTGCGCAGCGCCAACGCGTTCGCCGCCGACACCGTGCACATCATCGGGCGCCGGCGCTGGAACAAGCGCGGGGCGATGGTCACCGACCGCTACCAGCACGTGTCGCACCACGAGGACGTCGCCGCGTTCGTCGCCTTCGCCCGGGCGGAAGGGCTCCCGATCATCGCGATCGACAACGTGCCCGGCAGCGTCGCGATCGAGACCACCGCGCTGCCGGAGCGCTGCGTGCTGCTCTTCGGTCAGGAGGGCCCGGGTCTCTCGCCCGAGGCGCTCGCCGCCGCGGATGCGGTGGTGGAGATCACGCAGTTCGGCTCCACCCGCTCGATCAACGCCTCTGCCGCCGCCGCGATCGCCATGCACGCCTGGGTCACGCAGCACGTCCGCTTCTGA
- a CDS encoding magnesium and cobalt transport protein CorA, translating into MPIIDNAVYVDGVRTKDPASLDETYELLRDMHGMAWIGLYRPSAHELRSVADEFDLHHLAVEDALSGHQRAKLERYGDTLFIVLRPARYIDSEERVEFGELHLFIGPGFVVTVRHAESPNLGAVRHRLEANRDLLKLGPDAVMYAILDQVIDEYNPVLGGLENDIDEIETQLFSGDSTVAKRIYDLIGEVIEVQRAVHPLAPMMEALLRGGEKYGVELEVQRGLRDVLDHVLQIIGRVDTMRDNLQNALTVQSTLATQESNREMQRLAEASLDQAEASRQLSETSLKQGEEVKKVSAWAAILFAPSLITGIYGMNFDNMPELHWDFGYPMAIGAMLLVSTILFLVFKRNRWM; encoded by the coding sequence GTGCCCATCATCGACAACGCCGTGTACGTCGACGGGGTGCGCACGAAGGATCCCGCCAGCCTCGACGAGACGTACGAGCTGCTGCGCGACATGCACGGCATGGCATGGATCGGGCTGTACCGTCCGAGCGCTCACGAGCTGCGGTCGGTCGCCGACGAGTTCGACCTCCACCACCTCGCGGTCGAGGATGCGCTGAGCGGCCATCAGCGCGCCAAGCTCGAACGCTACGGCGACACCCTGTTCATCGTGCTGCGCCCCGCGCGCTACATCGACTCGGAGGAGCGGGTGGAGTTCGGCGAGCTCCACCTCTTCATCGGCCCCGGGTTCGTCGTGACGGTCCGGCATGCGGAGTCGCCGAACCTCGGCGCGGTGCGGCACCGGCTCGAGGCGAACCGCGACCTGCTGAAGCTCGGTCCGGATGCGGTGATGTACGCGATCCTCGACCAGGTGATCGACGAGTACAACCCGGTGCTGGGCGGGCTCGAGAACGACATCGACGAGATCGAGACGCAGCTGTTCTCCGGCGACTCGACGGTCGCGAAGCGCATCTACGACCTGATCGGCGAGGTGATCGAGGTGCAGCGGGCCGTGCATCCGCTCGCCCCGATGATGGAGGCGCTGCTCCGCGGCGGCGAGAAGTACGGCGTCGAGCTCGAAGTGCAGCGGGGCCTGCGCGATGTGCTCGACCACGTGCTGCAGATCATCGGCCGTGTCGACACCATGCGCGACAACCTGCAGAACGCCCTCACTGTGCAGTCCACGCTCGCCACGCAGGAGTCGAACCGCGAGATGCAGCGCCTCGCCGAGGCGAGCCTCGACCAGGCGGAGGCGTCGCGCCAGCTGTCCGAGACGAGTCTGAAGCAGGGCGAGGAGGTGAAGAAGGTGTCCGCGTGGGCGGCCATCCTCTTCGCGCCGTCGCTCATCACGGGCATCTACGGCATGAACTTCGACAACATGCCCGAGCTGCACTGGGACTTCGGCTACCCCATGGCGATCGGGGCGATGCTCCTCGTCAGCACGATCCTGTTCCTGGTGTTCAAACGCAACCGCTGGATGTGA
- a CDS encoding metal-dependent transcriptional regulator, translating to MSIWSAHEGQPRRIGAQEIAAENYLKAIYTHTEWQPAPITPSALASRLGVAPSSVTEMVKKLAAAGLVTHVPYGPLTLTTLGRTRAADVVRRHRLVETWLVREMGYAWDEVHDEAEVLEHSISERLLDAIDARLGRPQQDPHGDPIPDSDGRAPVFDAVPLEDAAVGHVGAVVRISDRDGALLRALSASGIVPGAVVVVGDGPSLALAPLGAGAGAGAASGGAGGARAGGAGATGGVPGSESGGARGVGGAGGVPGSGGTAGAVTIEATETVWIARSR from the coding sequence ATGAGCATCTGGTCCGCGCACGAGGGACAGCCCCGGCGCATCGGTGCGCAGGAGATCGCGGCCGAGAACTACCTCAAGGCCATCTACACGCACACCGAGTGGCAGCCCGCGCCCATCACGCCGTCGGCGCTGGCGTCGCGGCTCGGGGTCGCGCCGTCGTCGGTGACCGAGATGGTGAAGAAGCTCGCGGCGGCCGGGCTCGTGACGCACGTGCCCTACGGTCCGCTGACTCTGACGACCCTCGGTCGAACGCGGGCTGCCGACGTGGTGCGGCGGCACCGGCTCGTCGAGACGTGGCTTGTCCGGGAGATGGGCTACGCGTGGGATGAGGTGCACGACGAGGCGGAGGTGCTCGAGCACTCGATCAGCGAGCGGCTCCTCGACGCCATCGACGCGCGGCTCGGCCGCCCGCAGCAGGATCCGCACGGCGACCCCATCCCCGACTCCGACGGACGTGCCCCCGTCTTCGACGCCGTCCCGCTCGAGGACGCCGCCGTCGGACACGTGGGCGCGGTGGTGCGGATCAGCGACCGCGACGGCGCGCTCCTGCGCGCCCTCTCGGCGAGCGGGATCGTGCCCGGTGCCGTCGTCGTCGTCGGCGACGGCCCCTCCCTCGCGCTCGCGCCGCTCGGTGCCGGTGCCGGTGCCGGTGCCGCGTCGGGCGGTGCGGGTGGGGCCCGTGCGGGTGGGGCCGGTGCGACCGGCGGGGTGCCTGGGTCCGAGTCGGGTGGGGCCCGTGGGGTAGGTGGGGCTGGCGGGGTGCCGGGGTCCGGCGGGACAGCGGGCGCGGTCACGATCGAGGCGACCGAGACCGTGTGGATCGCCCGCTCGCGCTGA
- a CDS encoding cysteine desulfurase family protein — protein sequence MIYLDAAATTPVRREVLEAMWPYLAGEFGNPSSTHSLGDRAARALAQARSTVADWLGCRASEIAFTSGGTEADNLAVKGIALGAPRGRHVVVSAIEHPAVMSSVEYLERVHGFSVTVLPVDAGGLVSPDDLADALRDDTTLVSVMLANNEIGTVQPIQSLAAVAHDRGVPFHTDAVQAAGWLPLDVGALGVDALTLSGHKLGAPKGIGVAYVRGRLPVEPVLHGGGQERGRRSGTENVAFAVGLARAVTLPPLDSASSVSDAASGVAALRDDFIARVLATVPGAVLTGDPVHRLPSVASFCFPGTSGESVLLQLEERDVVVSSGSACAAGSDDPSPVLLACGYPPAVAQTAVRFTFTHETTAADLAAAADALRASVVAVTSLGSPRP from the coding sequence GTGATCTACCTCGATGCCGCGGCGACCACGCCGGTGCGCCGGGAGGTGCTCGAGGCGATGTGGCCGTATCTCGCGGGGGAGTTCGGGAACCCGTCGAGCACGCACTCCCTCGGCGACCGTGCGGCCCGGGCGCTGGCGCAGGCGCGGTCGACGGTGGCGGACTGGTTGGGGTGCCGCGCCTCCGAGATCGCCTTCACGTCGGGCGGCACCGAGGCGGACAACCTGGCCGTGAAGGGCATCGCGCTGGGGGCGCCCCGGGGGCGGCACGTCGTCGTGAGCGCGATCGAGCATCCGGCCGTGATGTCGTCGGTCGAGTACCTGGAGCGGGTGCACGGGTTCTCGGTGACGGTGCTCCCCGTCGATGCGGGCGGACTCGTCTCGCCCGACGACCTCGCCGATGCCCTGCGCGACGACACCACACTCGTCTCGGTGATGCTCGCGAACAACGAGATCGGGACGGTGCAGCCGATCCAGTCGCTCGCGGCGGTCGCGCACGATCGTGGCGTTCCTTTCCATACGGATGCGGTGCAGGCGGCCGGATGGCTGCCCCTCGACGTCGGGGCGCTCGGCGTCGACGCGCTCACCCTGTCGGGCCACAAGCTCGGGGCCCCCAAGGGGATCGGGGTGGCCTACGTGCGCGGGCGGCTTCCCGTCGAGCCGGTCCTGCACGGGGGAGGGCAGGAGCGCGGACGCCGATCGGGCACCGAGAACGTCGCGTTCGCCGTGGGCCTCGCCCGCGCCGTCACGCTCCCGCCGCTCGACTCGGCGTCCTCCGTCTCGGACGCGGCGTCGGGTGTGGCCGCCCTCCGCGACGACTTCATCGCCCGGGTGCTGGCGACCGTGCCCGGCGCGGTGCTGACGGGCGACCCCGTGCATCGGCTGCCCTCGGTCGCGTCGTTCTGCTTCCCCGGCACGAGCGGAGAGAGCGTCCTGCTGCAGCTCGAGGAGCGCGACGTCGTCGTCTCGAGCGGCTCCGCCTGCGCCGCCGGCTCCGACGACCCCTCGCCCGTGCTGCTCGCCTGCGGCTACCCGCCCGCCGTCGCCCAGACCGCGGTGCGGTTCACCTTCACGCACGAGACCACCGCCGCCGACCTCGCCGCCGCCGCAGATGCGCTCCGCGCCTCCGTCGTCGCCGTCACCTCCCTCGGCTCCCCGCGCCCCTGA
- the nadC gene encoding carboxylating nicotinate-nucleotide diphosphorylase, producing MLTPAIIADVVDRALAEDSPWGDLTSELLIPADAEVVATMDAREPGVFSGSAVLVAVFAAVDARIRVDVEVRDGERFEAGAVLARIAGPARGVLRGERIALNLVQRMSGIATLTARYVAETAGTKARIVDTRKTTPGLRALERQAVRDGGGHNHRYSLSDAVLAKDNHLAVLAAQHGGDLTAALRAVRAQLSHTTHLEVEVDRIDQIEPVLAAGVDTIMLDNFTPEELREGVALVAGRALVEASGGVTLDTVAAIAASGVDIISVGALTHSVRSLDLGLDVGLHP from the coding sequence ATGCTCACTCCCGCGATCATCGCCGACGTCGTCGACCGCGCCCTCGCGGAGGACTCGCCGTGGGGCGACCTCACCTCCGAGCTGCTCATCCCCGCCGACGCCGAGGTCGTCGCCACGATGGATGCGCGCGAGCCGGGCGTATTCAGCGGATCGGCGGTGCTGGTCGCGGTCTTCGCGGCGGTGGACGCGCGCATCCGCGTCGACGTCGAGGTGCGGGACGGCGAGCGGTTCGAGGCGGGGGCCGTCCTGGCCCGCATCGCCGGCCCGGCCCGCGGAGTGCTGCGCGGCGAGCGCATCGCCCTCAACCTCGTGCAGCGGATGAGCGGCATCGCGACGCTCACCGCACGCTACGTCGCCGAGACCGCGGGCACCAAGGCGCGCATCGTCGACACCCGCAAGACGACGCCGGGCCTCCGAGCGCTCGAGCGGCAGGCCGTGCGCGACGGCGGCGGCCACAACCACCGCTACTCCCTGTCGGATGCGGTGCTCGCGAAGGACAACCACCTCGCCGTCCTCGCCGCACAGCACGGCGGCGACCTCACCGCCGCCCTCCGCGCGGTGCGGGCGCAGCTGTCGCACACGACGCACCTCGAGGTGGAGGTCGACCGCATCGACCAGATCGAGCCCGTGCTCGCCGCCGGGGTCGACACGATCATGCTCGACAACTTCACGCCCGAGGAGCTCCGCGAGGGCGTCGCGCTCGTCGCCGGGCGGGCGCTCGTCGAGGCGAGCGGAGGCGTCACCCTCGACACGGTGGCCGCCATCGCGGCGAGCGGTGTCGACATCATCTCGGTGGGGGCCCTCACCCACAGCGTCCGATCGCTCGACCTCGGGCTCGACGTGGGGCTGCATCCGTGA